A genomic segment from Verrucomicrobiota bacterium encodes:
- a CDS encoding PEP-CTERM sorting domain-containing protein, producing MNIKKYVALIILCAGLSHSGSAVVLLFEFDARVQAVNSSFPIVEIDDLIAGEIRVDLDTLPTDSFGSSSVAAYLYGGLGIPGYMIQFDTGDELVSFDSLDSTGGDGLTPGIFMYDIVSDEQQLSFVLREEGDIDKGVSIDLFDLTDPNELFGSDDFSADNLDLENLDDSRFVYLNGNSSVFVATIENIQLNVIPEPSTYALLFMGLAALAFRAFKKR from the coding sequence ATGAACATTAAGAAGTATGTAGCGCTCATTATATTATGTGCTGGGCTGTCACATTCGGGGTCGGCTGTTGTCCTTCTGTTTGAATTTGATGCTAGGGTCCAAGCGGTTAATTCATCTTTCCCCATTGTAGAAATAGATGATCTTATTGCGGGTGAGATTCGAGTGGACCTCGATACCTTGCCTACAGATTCATTTGGAAGTTCATCAGTCGCCGCTTACCTTTATGGAGGACTCGGAATACCTGGTTACATGATCCAGTTTGATACGGGTGATGAACTTGTGTCCTTTGATTCCCTGGACTCAACAGGAGGAGATGGTCTTACTCCTGGCATTTTTATGTATGATATTGTCTCAGACGAACAGCAGCTTTCTTTTGTGTTAAGAGAAGAGGGGGATATAGATAAAGGAGTCAGTATTGATCTCTTTGATCTGACAGATCCCAATGAGTTATTTGGTTCAGATGATTTTAGTGCAGATAACCTCGACCTAGAAAACCTAGATGATAGCAGGTTCGTTTACCTAAATGGTAACTCTTCAGTCTTTGTCGCCACAATTGAAAATATTCAGTTGAATGTCATTCCAGAGCCTTCAACTTATGCACTACTGTTCATGGGGCTAGCAGCCTTAGCGTTTAGGGCCTTTAAGAAAAGGTAG
- a CDS encoding glycosyl hydrolase 53 family protein: MIKYLFVITSLGFLLEPRFAVSAEYSAKPDYFLKGGDISMLPKFEELGAVYEENEEPNDALVIMMRNGCNCFRLRLFVNPIGKNAVVQDLDYVVKLAKRVKRAGASIILDIHYSDTWADPGQQCKPNAWKDLSFSELESIVERYSANVISRMRDAGSLPEYVQVGNEINRGFLWPDGKWSKSENGWQDFTTLLKAGIRGVKQPLQATEAVQIMIHIATGGSAEKTAFFFSNIQKHQVEYDMIALSYYPWHHGTIEDLKANLQTTAKTFEKEIVVVETAYPWHSGEPLANLEFPESPQGQKEYLETLLETVKTTPNSLGKGVLWWYPESILTKGLYVWKGGRLALFNDEDQRLPALDAFRK, encoded by the coding sequence ATGATCAAATATCTTTTTGTAATAACAAGTTTAGGTTTTTTGCTAGAGCCAAGATTTGCTGTTTCTGCTGAATACTCTGCAAAACCCGATTATTTTCTAAAAGGCGGCGACATTTCCATGTTACCCAAATTTGAAGAGCTTGGTGCTGTTTATGAAGAGAACGAAGAACCCAATGACGCCCTAGTAATCATGATGCGAAATGGTTGCAATTGCTTTAGACTGCGTCTTTTTGTCAATCCCATCGGGAAGAATGCTGTTGTTCAGGATTTGGATTACGTTGTTAAGTTAGCCAAGCGTGTTAAGAGGGCTGGTGCATCCATTATTTTGGATATTCATTATTCAGATACTTGGGCTGATCCTGGTCAGCAGTGCAAGCCAAATGCTTGGAAAGATCTCTCCTTCAGCGAGCTTGAGTCAATTGTTGAGAGATACTCTGCAAACGTCATTTCTAGAATGAGAGATGCCGGATCTCTGCCAGAATACGTGCAGGTGGGAAACGAAATCAATAGGGGTTTTCTCTGGCCTGATGGTAAATGGTCCAAAAGTGAGAATGGGTGGCAAGATTTTACCACCTTATTGAAAGCGGGGATTCGTGGTGTGAAGCAACCTCTCCAAGCAACAGAAGCGGTGCAAATCATGATCCATATAGCGACGGGTGGTAGTGCAGAGAAAACCGCATTCTTTTTTAGCAATATCCAAAAGCACCAGGTCGAGTATGACATGATTGCCCTAAGCTATTATCCTTGGCACCATGGCACTATCGAGGATCTTAAAGCCAATTTGCAGACAACTGCCAAGACATTCGAAAAGGAAATTGTGGTTGTTGAAACAGCTTACCCGTGGCATAGCGGAGAGCCCCTCGCCAATTTGGAATTTCCAGAGAGTCCTCAGGGTCAAAAAGAATACTTGGAAACGCTTCTGGAAACAGTAAAAACAACCCCCAATAGCTTGGGTAAGGGGGTGCTTTGGTGGTATCCGGAATCAATTCTGACGAAAGGTCTCTATGTATGGAAAGGTGGAAGACTGGCCCTATTCAATGACGAAGACCAAAGGTTGCCAGCTCTAGATGCCTTTCGAAAATAG
- a CDS encoding heme-binding protein has translation MSCSSSKEEDYETARYDVLLKEGSLEIRLYDDLYVASAKMGKGLNSSFMKLFGYISRDNRSDTKIAMTTPVFGDMEGEEQRMYFVLPEEYQNGSSEIPEPNSKSVKIDKIKGGQFVAYKYIGSDTKEMREKAKVKLQDWAEAKKRVISKEFLWAAYNGPSVPRDKRHHEILARVVE, from the coding sequence ATGAGTTGTAGTTCGAGTAAGGAAGAGGACTATGAGACTGCCAGATACGATGTTTTGCTTAAAGAGGGGAGCTTAGAGATTCGTTTGTATGACGATCTTTATGTGGCATCGGCAAAGATGGGTAAAGGGCTCAATAGTAGTTTCATGAAGCTTTTTGGATACATCTCCAGGGACAACCGTTCAGATACTAAAATTGCTATGACTACTCCGGTTTTCGGTGATATGGAAGGAGAAGAGCAGCGCATGTATTTCGTTCTCCCTGAAGAATATCAAAACGGTAGCAGTGAGATACCAGAGCCTAATTCCAAAAGTGTCAAAATAGACAAGATAAAGGGAGGGCAGTTCGTGGCCTATAAATACATTGGAAGTGATACTAAGGAAATGAGGGAAAAGGCTAAAGTGAAACTTCAGGATTGGGCTGAAGCAAAAAAAAGAGTCATCAGTAAAGAGTTTCTTTGGGCAGCTTATAATGGTCCAAGCGTTCCTCGAGACAAGAGACATCATGAGATCTTGGCACGTGTTGTGGAATGA
- a CDS encoding methylated-DNA--[protein]-cysteine S-methyltransferase, with protein MTDYDRIEKIIRYLDNHYTKQPHLADLAGMVDLSVSRFHRLFHSWAGVTPKQFLKYLTVEDAKARLRHSASVLDTSLEVGLSGPGRLHDLFVTLEGVSPGEFKKRGKGLVITWGYSKSIFGHCSLAWSERGVCHLAFHDNNASDSIPAELLAQWPKAEYRQSTIQARELCKRIFKSSYKKNEPLRLWVRASAFQLKVWKALLRIPEGHVCTYGQVARSIGNPQSARAVGTACGSNPVGFIIPCHRVIRRTGIIEGYRWGRTRKKVILAKEAAIQA; from the coding sequence ATGACTGATTATGATAGAATTGAAAAAATCATACGATATCTCGATAACCATTACACTAAGCAACCTCATTTAGCTGATTTAGCAGGTATGGTTGATCTTAGTGTTTCGCGATTTCATCGACTGTTTCATAGCTGGGCGGGAGTGACCCCAAAACAGTTTCTAAAATATCTGACTGTAGAGGATGCAAAGGCTAGATTGCGTCATTCTGCGAGTGTTTTAGATACTTCTCTGGAAGTAGGGTTGTCAGGTCCAGGGCGATTACATGATCTTTTTGTGACACTGGAAGGAGTTTCACCTGGAGAGTTCAAAAAACGAGGTAAAGGACTAGTGATTACTTGGGGTTATTCAAAAAGTATATTTGGTCATTGTAGTTTAGCATGGTCAGAGCGAGGCGTTTGCCATCTCGCATTTCATGATAACAATGCATCTGATTCCATACCAGCTGAATTATTGGCCCAATGGCCCAAAGCCGAATATCGCCAGTCAACCATTCAAGCCAGAGAATTGTGCAAGAGAATTTTCAAATCTTCTTATAAGAAGAATGAACCATTGCGTCTTTGGGTAAGGGCCAGTGCCTTTCAGTTGAAAGTTTGGAAGGCACTACTCCGTATTCCCGAAGGCCATGTTTGCACCTATGGGCAGGTAGCAAGAAGCATTGGAAATCCACAATCTGCACGAGCGGTGGGAACAGCCTGTGGATCCAATCCGGTGGGCTTTATCATCCCATGTCATCGAGTTATTCGAAGGACTGGTATCATTGAGGGTTACCGCTGGGGCAGAACACGTAAAAAGGTTATTTTGGCGAAAGAAGCAGCGATTCAGGCGTAA
- a CDS encoding transposase, protein MQWEYIRKYLPKHRVRKDGKGRPWSNPRDALNGIIWILKTGARWKDLPERYGAYQRVHGRFQNWGKPRVMQKV, encoded by the coding sequence ATGCAGTGGGAATACATTAGAAAATACCTTCCAAAGCATAGAGTAAGAAAAGACGGAAAAGGGCGACCCTGGAGTAATCCGCGTGATGCCCTTAATGGGATTATATGGATCCTTAAGACAGGAGCGCGTTGGAAGGACCTTCCGGAGAGATACGGAGCTTATCAAAGGGTTCATGGCAGGTTTCAAAATTGGGGAAAGCCACGAGTTATGCAGAAAGTATGA
- a CDS encoding IS5 family transposase, producing MFYSWKLCSCKKEGSGIELTKRGKGSKVMVVADAHGLPLALCAQSAQPAEVKLVKETLKCCPRGMKPKWLIGDKAYDSDPFDIKLKIKKMKMIAPHKSNRKKAATQDVRELRRYKRKWKVEPFNAWLRNFRRIVVRWDFYQENDTAFLYLAAFLILWKYL from the coding sequence ATGTTTTATTCATGGAAGCTTTGTTCCTGCAAAAAGGAGGGCTCTGGCATCGAGCTTACCAAGCGGGGTAAGGGCTCAAAGGTCATGGTGGTGGCAGACGCTCATGGTTTACCTCTCGCCTTATGCGCGCAAAGCGCTCAACCTGCAGAAGTAAAACTAGTGAAAGAAACTCTTAAATGTTGCCCTCGAGGAATGAAACCTAAGTGGCTTATCGGAGATAAAGCATACGATAGTGATCCCTTTGATATAAAGTTGAAGATAAAGAAAATGAAGATGATTGCTCCACACAAGAGTAATAGAAAAAAGGCTGCAACTCAGGATGTTAGAGAACTAAGGCGCTATAAACGTAAATGGAAGGTAGAACCCTTCAACGCATGGCTCCGAAATTTTAGAAGGATAGTTGTTCGATGGGACTTCTATCAAGAAAATGATACTGCTTTCCTTTATCTAGCTGCTTTTCTTATCCTTTGGAAATATTTATGA
- a CDS encoding methyltransferase domain-containing protein, producing MLRKIKSKLRPLKRLYYIGNRRRCPLCKSGLREFHGFGIIPRKDAKCPVCETLERHRLFWLYIERLTDFHANPPLKALHIVPETILEEKFRSLIGGGYYTADLSMPDVDLKMDIMNIKLPDNSFNFIYCSHVLEHVSDDRKAMREFYRILSVDGLAVLLVPITAESTFEDPSIKDPQERLRIFGQADHVRRYGPDYLSRLEEAGFIVEKIDRRDFLTADEIEKMGITSAAGELYICRK from the coding sequence ATGTTGCGTAAAATAAAAAGCAAGCTCCGCCCGCTGAAGAGACTCTACTATATTGGAAATAGAAGAAGATGTCCCCTTTGTAAAAGCGGCCTTAGAGAGTTTCATGGATTTGGGATTATTCCTCGAAAAGATGCCAAATGCCCCGTTTGTGAAACACTCGAACGGCATCGACTATTCTGGCTTTATATCGAAAGACTTACCGATTTTCATGCGAATCCGCCCTTAAAGGCTCTTCATATTGTCCCTGAGACAATTCTTGAAGAAAAATTTAGATCTTTAATTGGAGGTGGTTACTACACTGCCGATTTATCCATGCCCGATGTAGATTTAAAGATGGATATTATGAATATAAAACTGCCGGACAATTCTTTTAATTTTATTTATTGCAGCCATGTTCTTGAGCACGTCTCAGATGACAGAAAAGCCATGAGGGAATTTTATAGAATTCTATCTGTTGACGGGTTAGCTGTGCTACTGGTGCCGATTACAGCGGAGAGTACCTTTGAAGATCCTTCTATTAAAGACCCTCAGGAAAGGTTACGCATTTTTGGGCAGGCGGATCATGTTCGAAGGTATGGGCCTGACTATCTTTCTCGGCTGGAAGAAGCAGGTTTTATTGTTGAAAAAATTGACAGGCGTGATTTTTTAACAGCAGATGAGATTGAGAAGATGGGCATCACTTCTGCAGCAGGTGAGCTTTATATCTGTAGAAAATAG
- a CDS encoding exostosin family protein, producing MSNVSLDEASYHEGAKKIIYFESYYSDGKRAFPKLGHLIEQLSESRQFSTTNDPSQADWIFFLEGDSGHYYYHLRRHQVLRDYYKKCYLYGQIKCYLYPIPGVYTSLSRKQLKSGLLRSFCYLPFGEGIDNPYILWDKNEIHERPYFFSFVGAATSWTRRWLMRTDFKRSDILIEDTTDFRFWDLTHSEEQRRHRHSYYAQVIRDSEFVLCPRGTGLGTIRLFEVMRMARVPVIIADNYAFPEGPNWESFSIVIPERRIGDIPRILEKYRSCSKEMGLAAEDAWRKHYAPGVLMEHLCEMVDQIARVPRSHKILERMGWSIKVIIYRFVTALRILARELLIHFWRALGSSCPYRFLDRRSRR from the coding sequence ATGTCCAATGTGAGTCTTGATGAAGCAAGCTACCATGAAGGAGCTAAAAAAATCATCTATTTTGAGAGCTATTATTCAGATGGTAAGAGAGCGTTTCCTAAGCTTGGTCACCTGATCGAGCAACTATCCGAGAGTAGACAATTTTCTACAACGAATGATCCGAGCCAAGCAGATTGGATTTTCTTTCTCGAGGGAGATAGCGGTCATTATTATTACCATCTTCGTCGTCATCAAGTTCTTAGAGATTATTATAAAAAATGCTATTTGTACGGACAGATCAAATGCTATCTATACCCAATACCTGGAGTCTATACCTCGCTTTCCCGTAAGCAGCTTAAATCCGGGCTTTTACGTTCCTTCTGTTACTTGCCTTTTGGAGAGGGGATTGATAATCCCTATATTCTCTGGGACAAGAATGAAATTCATGAACGACCGTACTTTTTTAGCTTCGTTGGAGCCGCCACTTCTTGGACTCGTCGTTGGCTAATGAGGACAGATTTCAAACGTTCGGACATTCTCATCGAGGATACAACGGATTTCAGATTTTGGGATTTAACACATTCCGAAGAGCAGCGTCGACATCGTCATAGTTATTACGCACAGGTCATTCGCGACAGTGAGTTTGTCTTGTGCCCTCGTGGCACAGGGCTCGGAACAATACGTCTCTTTGAAGTGATGAGGATGGCAAGAGTTCCGGTTATCATTGCAGACAACTATGCTTTTCCAGAAGGTCCAAATTGGGAGTCATTTAGCATTGTTATACCCGAAAGGAGGATAGGAGACATTCCGAGAATTTTAGAAAAATACCGGTCTTGCTCGAAGGAAATGGGCCTCGCAGCCGAAGATGCTTGGCGCAAGCACTATGCTCCAGGGGTTCTGATGGAGCACTTATGCGAAATGGTTGATCAGATAGCACGTGTGCCACGTTCTCATAAAATTTTAGAACGCATGGGATGGAGTATCAAAGTGATCATCTACCGGTTCGTCACGGCACTGCGAATTTTGGCTCGAGAACTATTGATCCATTTTTGGCGTGCGTTGGGTTCTTCATGCCCCTATAGATTTTTGGATCGTAGATCAAGACGGTGA
- a CDS encoding DoxX family protein, translating into MIKILFERSRDATFPVELSLAVTRVFVGATMAFAHGLGKVPPAEGFVGLVGKIGFPMPELFAWGAGISELVGGILLALGLATRPAAAAVMGTMVVAAFGAHGDDLFGKGELALLYAFATLPFLIKGGGTFSIDRFIKG; encoded by the coding sequence ATGATAAAAATACTTTTTGAACGTTCCAGAGATGCGACATTTCCAGTCGAATTAAGTTTGGCAGTTACTAGAGTTTTTGTGGGTGCCACCATGGCGTTTGCTCATGGGTTAGGTAAAGTTCCACCGGCCGAGGGTTTTGTAGGACTTGTAGGTAAGATTGGTTTTCCCATGCCCGAGCTCTTTGCTTGGGGTGCTGGCATCAGTGAATTAGTAGGAGGTATTTTATTAGCTCTTGGTCTAGCCACTCGACCGGCAGCAGCTGCTGTCATGGGCACCATGGTCGTTGCCGCCTTTGGAGCTCACGGCGATGATCTATTTGGCAAAGGAGAATTAGCACTCCTCTATGCTTTTGCGACATTACCCTTTTTGATCAAAGGCGGGGGAACGTTTTCCATCGACCGTTTTATCAAAGGTTAG
- a CDS encoding lipase family protein — protein sequence MYSIRYETIDAFGNETEATGLVSIPLGALEAPTVCFHNITETEQDVVPSRSFIGTANGIYNLLLSSFAGSGYLAVAPDYIGLGGNQGFHPYLHVDSQASAAIDAIRAARQLVEGLANLEGSTFSNDLFLFGYSQGGHAALSTHREIEENLSDEFSLIASAAGAGPYDLDGAQIQESLANPSDNAPLYLCYLVYSMNEVYAIESDLSTIIKQPYADMLPDLFDGSLSSAEILAQLPSASELDQLLVDTSFETLQANNPEFFEVLKENSLDEWVPQAPVLFLYADADIDVSPENTNLAHRFMLSENAPVRKQRVGTNRGHLDSGLDALVQMRLYFDSFFGATSFSYEAWQNSTDNFSLAQILMGNLITGQNADPNFDRIDNLICYGLGMDPLLPNNDVLPQVRLNDAGFLEMTVISRIDDPALSVIGQVTHTPFVQDSWSSDTQDIEVTSEWYIGGGFQQTVYTSTTLFDPDDLQFIRALVELENE from the coding sequence GTGTATTCAATACGTTATGAAACTATCGATGCTTTTGGTAATGAAACGGAAGCAACGGGTTTAGTATCCATTCCCTTAGGTGCACTTGAGGCTCCGACGGTATGTTTTCATAATATTACGGAGACAGAGCAGGATGTAGTGCCTTCGAGATCATTTATTGGAACTGCAAATGGCATATATAACCTGCTTTTGTCTTCATTTGCAGGTTCGGGATATCTAGCGGTTGCTCCGGATTATATAGGCCTGGGGGGTAACCAGGGATTTCATCCCTACCTTCATGTGGACTCTCAAGCCAGCGCTGCAATTGACGCGATTCGTGCGGCCAGGCAACTTGTCGAGGGACTTGCGAACTTAGAGGGTTCAACTTTTAGCAATGATTTGTTTCTGTTTGGGTACTCTCAAGGAGGACACGCTGCTTTATCGACGCATCGTGAAATTGAAGAAAATCTCTCAGACGAATTTTCACTCATAGCCTCCGCCGCAGGTGCCGGTCCTTATGATTTAGATGGTGCTCAAATCCAAGAATCACTGGCGAATCCATCTGATAATGCGCCTCTCTATCTATGTTATCTGGTTTACTCGATGAATGAGGTTTATGCGATAGAGTCCGACCTTTCTACGATCATTAAGCAGCCCTATGCCGATATGCTTCCAGACTTATTTGATGGTTCTCTTTCGAGTGCCGAAATATTGGCACAACTGCCGTCTGCATCTGAACTGGATCAACTACTCGTTGATACTTCTTTTGAAACACTGCAAGCAAACAATCCTGAGTTCTTTGAAGTTCTAAAAGAAAATAGTCTCGATGAGTGGGTACCTCAAGCACCGGTGTTATTTCTCTATGCGGACGCGGATATTGATGTTTCTCCGGAAAATACGAATTTGGCGCATCGCTTTATGCTTTCAGAAAATGCTCCGGTTCGTAAGCAGCGCGTCGGCACTAATAGGGGTCACCTAGATTCAGGACTGGATGCTTTGGTGCAGATGAGACTGTATTTCGACTCGTTTTTTGGAGCAACCTCTTTTTCATACGAAGCTTGGCAAAATAGCACGGATAATTTTAGCCTTGCCCAGATATTGATGGGAAACTTGATTACCGGTCAAAATGCGGATCCTAATTTTGACAGAATTGATAATCTTATTTGTTATGGTTTGGGTATGGACCCCTTGTTGCCTAACAACGATGTTTTGCCTCAAGTTCGTTTGAATGATGCAGGCTTCCTAGAGATGACGGTTATCTCGAGGATAGATGACCCAGCATTATCAGTGATAGGCCAAGTGACTCATACCCCTTTTGTTCAGGATTCCTGGAGTAGTGATACGCAAGATATTGAAGTGACCTCAGAATGGTATATTGGGGGAGGCTTTCAACAGACTGTGTACACCTCCACTACCTTATTCGACCCCGATGATTTGCAATTTATTAGGGCTTTAGTCGAGCTGGAAAACGAGTAA
- a CDS encoding lipase family protein, whose amino-acid sequence MRLVIAKFNRLWSFMFILVLLFPSLSYAERGDLILWWRGNVLDKAVIDNSIDLFGIDDVADSIYDVRMFSIRYETIDEFGNETEATGLVAIPIGASEVPIACFHNGTETNRDEAPSRSFLGTSNGIFSLLMASFAGAGYLGVAPDYLGLGGGPGLHPYLHVESQSSAAIDAIRAVKNLVASLDNLDGTTVGDDLFLFGYSQGGHATVGTHRAIEENLSDEFSLVATAAGAGPFDLDGVQIKRSLDNPSENTPLYFAYVGYSMGRIYNLESDLSTLFKPPYDAMIPSLFDGSKTVQEIVAALPSQFDLDQLLYETTFEGLVEAYPDLIAALKENSLDEWVPEKPILFLYADADKDVSPENTHIAHRFMISENAPVRKQRVGTNRDHDTALIDTVVKIRLYFDSFYEEAASSYGIWQKSTDNFSLGQILVGNFITGPNSDPNFDRVDNVTCYAFGMDPFLANKDVLPQVRLNDSGFLELTVVSRVNDSALSVVGQVTHTPLMPDSWSSAAAHIQVNSKMYMGDGFQQTVYTSTTLFDPQDLQFIRALIELETD is encoded by the coding sequence ATGAGGCTTGTTATTGCAAAATTCAATCGTCTTTGGTCTTTTATGTTTATCCTCGTCCTACTCTTTCCTTCGCTTAGTTATGCGGAAAGAGGAGATCTTATTTTGTGGTGGAGAGGTAATGTCCTTGATAAAGCGGTCATAGATAATTCGATCGATCTCTTTGGAATAGATGACGTCGCTGACTCGATCTATGACGTGCGGATGTTCTCCATACGCTACGAGACAATTGATGAATTCGGCAACGAAACGGAGGCCACTGGATTGGTGGCAATCCCTATAGGAGCTTCAGAAGTGCCTATAGCATGTTTTCATAATGGCACAGAAACAAACCGAGACGAAGCCCCGTCGAGGTCGTTTTTGGGTACGTCCAATGGAATTTTTAGCTTACTTATGGCGTCTTTTGCAGGAGCGGGTTATTTGGGGGTTGCGCCTGATTACTTAGGTTTAGGTGGTGGTCCAGGATTACATCCCTACCTACATGTTGAATCACAATCTAGCGCCGCGATTGATGCCATTCGTGCCGTAAAAAATCTAGTTGCCAGCCTAGATAATCTGGATGGAACGACGGTGGGAGATGATTTGTTTTTATTCGGTTATTCGCAAGGAGGGCACGCCACGGTGGGAACGCATCGAGCAATTGAAGAAAATTTATCAGACGAATTTTCACTTGTAGCGACAGCCGCAGGTGCTGGGCCATTTGATTTAGATGGTGTCCAGATAAAGCGTTCGTTAGATAATCCGAGTGAGAATACGCCACTATATTTCGCTTACGTAGGTTACTCAATGGGCAGAATATATAATTTAGAGTCTGACCTTTCGACTCTGTTTAAGCCGCCCTATGATGCTATGATTCCTAGTTTATTTGATGGTTCCAAAACCGTTCAGGAGATTGTTGCGGCTTTGCCGTCCCAGTTTGACTTGGATCAACTACTCTATGAGACCACCTTCGAGGGTCTTGTTGAGGCGTATCCAGATCTAATTGCCGCGCTTAAAGAAAACAGCCTTGATGAGTGGGTGCCAGAAAAGCCAATTTTGTTTCTCTATGCAGATGCAGACAAAGATGTAAGCCCTGAAAATACTCATATCGCTCACCGCTTTATGATTTCCGAAAATGCTCCGGTGCGTAAGCAAAGGGTAGGAACCAATAGGGATCATGATACCGCTTTGATAGACACAGTGGTGAAAATCAGACTTTATTTTGACTCTTTCTATGAAGAAGCCGCCTCATCTTATGGAATATGGCAGAAAAGTACGGACAATTTTAGCCTTGGACAGATATTAGTAGGAAATTTCATTACGGGCCCTAACTCAGATCCTAACTTTGATAGAGTGGATAATGTTACCTGCTATGCTTTTGGTATGGATCCTTTCTTGGCAAACAAGGATGTTTTGCCCCAAGTTCGTCTTAATGACTCCGGTTTTCTAGAGTTGACAGTTGTCTCCAGGGTTAATGACTCAGCATTATCGGTGGTTGGCCAAGTTACTCATACACCTCTAATGCCTGATTCTTGGAGTAGCGCCGCCGCACATATCCAAGTAAACTCCAAAATGTATATGGGAGATGGCTTTCAGCAAACGGTTTATACCTCTACAACACTTTTTGATCCTCAAGATCTTCAGTTCATAAGAGCTCTGATTGAACTAGAGACAGACTGA
- a CDS encoding dihydrolipoyl dehydrogenase, producing the protein MKDFYDIVVIGGGSAGYAAARTAVEDSEVSVALIEGGEQTAGLCILKGCMPTKALLESAHRLHEIKRASRFGLKVPAAEPNWKKIVKRKDALINEFSNYREQQQRGGKFDFIQGKARFLDEQSIEVTFRESGKSKVIKSKTFVIATGSRVAIPQAEGLDDVGFITSDEALHQIKPWKSLTVLGAGPVALELAQYFSHLGVNVKIIQRSGQFLSAGDSDVAQVLEKVFREEGMEVYTGTELLRFEKLKTKKGKPAKKRVRFKQGKKEVTVSSEEILCALGRRANTDSLDLEAAKVKTNSGRIRVRLTQQSSQKHIFAAGDVCGPYEVVHVAISQGELAAKNALALVQQGKSRKSPKLARMDYRLIMTVTFTNPEVATVGKSEKDLQAEKKDYLMATYPFDDHGKSMVMGALDGFVKLLADPKKGTILGAQIVGPHASDLIHELTALMAFKGTVYDLAKMPHYHPTLAEILTYPAEEIADCMAARSPRLKK; encoded by the coding sequence ATGAAGGATTTCTACGATATTGTCGTTATTGGCGGAGGCAGTGCCGGATATGCTGCGGCCAGAACAGCAGTAGAAGATTCAGAAGTATCTGTTGCGCTCATTGAAGGGGGCGAGCAAACGGCGGGCCTGTGTATTCTCAAAGGATGTATGCCTACTAAAGCGTTGCTAGAATCAGCTCATCGACTTCACGAAATAAAACGGGCCTCCCGATTTGGACTAAAAGTGCCAGCGGCTGAGCCCAATTGGAAAAAAATTGTTAAACGCAAAGACGCCCTAATTAATGAATTTTCCAATTATCGGGAGCAGCAGCAACGAGGAGGTAAATTTGATTTTATACAAGGCAAGGCTCGGTTTTTGGATGAACAGAGTATAGAAGTAACCTTCAGAGAATCTGGTAAAAGCAAAGTGATCAAAAGTAAGACTTTTGTTATCGCTACGGGATCTCGCGTAGCCATTCCTCAAGCTGAAGGTTTAGATGACGTCGGCTTTATCACAAGTGATGAGGCGCTTCATCAAATCAAGCCATGGAAAAGTCTTACAGTCTTGGGAGCCGGCCCGGTTGCGCTTGAACTAGCCCAATACTTCTCTCATCTTGGGGTGAACGTAAAAATCATCCAGCGCAGTGGTCAATTTTTGAGTGCTGGAGATTCAGATGTAGCTCAAGTTTTAGAAAAAGTTTTTCGAGAAGAGGGTATGGAGGTTTACACGGGAACGGAACTCTTGCGATTTGAGAAACTGAAAACGAAAAAAGGTAAGCCGGCCAAAAAAAGAGTGCGCTTTAAGCAAGGCAAAAAAGAAGTAACTGTTTCTTCTGAGGAAATCCTATGTGCCTTGGGTCGTCGCGCTAATACGGATTCACTTGACTTAGAAGCGGCAAAAGTTAAGACAAATAGCGGGCGAATCAGGGTTCGTTTGACTCAGCAAAGTAGTCAGAAACATATTTTTGCAGCTGGTGACGTCTGCGGTCCCTATGAGGTTGTGCATGTAGCCATTAGTCAGGGTGAGCTAGCAGCTAAGAATGCACTTGCTCTCGTGCAGCAAGGAAAATCTCGCAAAAGCCCGAAATTAGCCCGAATGGATTACCGCCTAATTATGACAGTCACCTTTACCAATCCTGAAGTTGCCACGGTAGGTAAATCTGAAAAAGACTTGCAGGCAGAAAAAAAAGATTATCTCATGGCGACTTATCCATTCGATGATCATGGAAAATCCATGGTCATGGGAGCTCTTGACGGCTTTGTGAAGCTATTAGCGGATCCTAAAAAGGGAACCATTCTGGGAGCTCAAATTGTAGGGCCTCATGCTTCTGATCTCATTCATGAACTCACAGCACTCATGGCTTTCAAAGGTACGGTCTATGACCTAGCCAAGATGCCTCATTATCATCCTACCCTTGCCGAAATTCTTACCTATCCCGCTGAAGAAATTGCTGACTGTATGGCAGCTAGATCACCCAGGTTAAAGAAATAA